One Streptomyces sp. NBC_00102 DNA segment encodes these proteins:
- a CDS encoding roadblock/LC7 domain-containing protein, translating into MRYDARTAPSAEAANFNWLLEQFADKTSGVTEAVAVSSDGLLIAASHVTDRPEADRLAAVISGMTSLAFGASANRGLGALDKVIVDYSEGYLVVSSIGVGCVLGVVAEKSANLGNLAYEITLFAQRAGAMLTPHLIDELKNSVPS; encoded by the coding sequence ATGAGGTACGACGCTCGCACGGCGCCCAGCGCCGAAGCCGCCAACTTCAACTGGCTCCTGGAACAGTTCGCCGACAAGACGTCCGGTGTGACGGAGGCCGTCGCCGTGTCGTCCGACGGGCTGCTCATCGCCGCCTCGCACGTCACCGACCGGCCCGAGGCCGACCGGCTGGCCGCGGTGATCTCGGGCATGACCAGCCTCGCTTTCGGCGCTTCCGCCAACCGCGGGCTCGGCGCGCTCGACAAAGTGATCGTGGACTACTCCGAGGGCTACCTCGTGGTGTCCTCGATCGGCGTGGGATGCGTGCTCGGCGTGGTCGCGGAGAAGTCCGCGAACCTCGGCAACCTCGCTTACGAGATCACCCTGTTCGCCCAGCGGGCCGGAGCCATGCTGACCCCGCACCTCATCGACGAACTGAAGAACTCCGTGCCCTCGTGA
- a CDS encoding ATP-binding protein, protein MRLPDPLVRHKLNMLVLIPLTAVLVLAVPEVERRADTVRDSDRTAASMREAAAVGQLVEQVQREQLVSLAHLVSPYAMPGPVLTQMGAVDRELSAVRAEGLASDTVGKAVELIDSLAALRTQVLNHSVSALEATSSYDTCVNALLDTLSLWTPPDSGADDARRQSGIDALLRGDAAGTSANAALLAALADQDPSAALALADEQRTRQTVWAARFGQAAESSDTRLAGIVVSGSVPTRAHWYAERIEAAARKPLSESDRLELLEGAANTFQLQTELRLLVEHTIATDTANTASDKARSEIVSAVVLSGLLLALLALVVTLSTLVGRSVARPLRLLTEAAARAADTAERELRRVGDDDDAEPVEAPAARLTMNRSDEIGVLATAVDRVQSGAYELVKRQQTAQRNVAAMFAGVGRRTHNLVSRQLTMIDDLERDETDQELLQSLYALDHLTNRLRRTAGNLVVLSGDREPFGPAQPLSAVHALRSALAEVEDFQRVQFQALLDVRLSPAVVSPLVSIIAELLENALSFSPPDTPVELSMARIAEGCLITVLDHGVGMSAERLDEENARIRSRERLDLMPTDTLGLFVVGRLSRRTGIEVRLDAYPDGGTAAWVTVPHSHLVRAERPHLDDGTATPRQDASGAPLPDTGAGTRQLPSAMRTPLPPPRPEPEPATAADEPSLTRRVPGTQLPAFTDVVPPTGPHPAPHEADRSAPGPDPAASRDAIERYEAGVAHAQAHAHTLAQDHTLSQDHTRAQDHTYPRAQPQAQAQAQAHAQGHLQGGTHMNATPLGAFQHFMDGLRDEIDHLRNYAPWPAFDAMPPPEAMAAHATAPGAGHVPLPVPSPVPTPRPMPASSPPPAGPAPEGLVRRVPGAGLSPDLAVRPVPVPLHMKNPDLARSLVLDFESGVARARAEADPIGCPAPGTPRRTHPQQPSWETP, encoded by the coding sequence ATGCGGCTCCCTGACCCCCTCGTCCGGCACAAGCTCAACATGTTGGTGCTGATCCCGCTCACGGCCGTTCTCGTCCTCGCCGTGCCCGAGGTCGAACGGCGGGCCGACACGGTCCGGGACTCCGACCGGACGGCCGCGTCGATGCGCGAGGCCGCGGCCGTCGGCCAGCTCGTGGAGCAGGTGCAGCGCGAGCAGCTCGTCTCCCTCGCGCACCTGGTCTCCCCCTATGCCATGCCGGGACCGGTCCTCACCCAGATGGGGGCCGTCGACCGCGAGCTGAGCGCCGTACGGGCCGAGGGCCTGGCCTCGGACACGGTCGGCAAAGCCGTCGAGCTGATCGACTCGCTGGCCGCGCTGCGCACCCAGGTCCTGAACCACTCGGTGTCCGCGCTGGAGGCCACCAGCTCGTACGACACGTGTGTGAACGCGCTGCTCGACACGCTCTCCCTGTGGACACCGCCGGACAGCGGCGCCGACGACGCGCGGCGGCAGAGCGGTATCGACGCCCTGCTGCGCGGTGACGCGGCGGGCACCAGCGCCAACGCGGCCCTGCTCGCCGCGCTCGCCGACCAGGACCCCTCGGCCGCCCTCGCGCTCGCCGACGAGCAGCGGACCCGCCAGACGGTGTGGGCGGCGCGCTTCGGCCAGGCCGCCGAGTCCTCCGACACCCGGCTGGCCGGCATCGTCGTCTCGGGTTCCGTACCGACCCGGGCGCACTGGTACGCCGAGCGGATCGAGGCCGCGGCGCGGAAGCCGCTGTCCGAGTCCGACCGTCTGGAGCTGCTTGAGGGTGCCGCCAACACCTTCCAGCTCCAGACGGAGCTCCGGCTCCTCGTGGAGCACACCATCGCCACCGACACCGCGAACACCGCCTCGGACAAGGCCCGTTCCGAGATCGTCAGCGCGGTGGTGCTCAGCGGGCTGCTGCTCGCGCTGCTGGCCCTGGTGGTGACGCTGAGCACGCTCGTCGGCCGGTCCGTGGCCCGGCCGCTGCGGCTGCTCACGGAGGCCGCCGCACGCGCCGCCGACACCGCCGAACGCGAGCTGCGGCGGGTGGGCGACGACGATGACGCCGAGCCCGTCGAGGCGCCCGCGGCCCGGCTGACGATGAACCGCTCCGACGAGATCGGCGTCCTGGCCACCGCCGTGGACCGGGTGCAGAGCGGCGCGTACGAACTCGTCAAGCGGCAGCAGACCGCTCAGCGCAATGTGGCGGCCATGTTCGCCGGCGTCGGCAGACGCACCCACAACCTGGTCAGCCGTCAGCTCACGATGATCGACGACCTGGAGCGCGACGAGACCGACCAGGAGCTGTTGCAGAGCCTGTACGCGCTCGACCACCTGACGAACCGGCTGCGCCGCACGGCGGGCAATCTCGTGGTGCTCTCCGGCGACCGGGAGCCGTTCGGACCGGCTCAGCCGCTGTCCGCGGTGCACGCGCTGCGCTCGGCGCTGGCCGAGGTCGAGGATTTCCAGCGGGTGCAGTTCCAGGCACTGCTGGACGTACGGCTCTCCCCAGCGGTCGTCTCGCCGCTGGTCTCCATCATCGCGGAGCTGCTGGAGAACGCGCTCTCCTTCTCCCCACCGGACACCCCGGTGGAGCTGTCCATGGCACGGATCGCGGAAGGCTGCCTGATCACGGTCCTCGACCACGGCGTCGGCATGAGTGCCGAGCGGCTGGACGAGGAGAACGCCCGTATCCGCAGCCGGGAACGCCTCGACCTGATGCCCACCGACACGCTGGGGCTCTTCGTGGTCGGCCGGCTCTCCCGGCGCACCGGTATCGAAGTGCGCCTCGACGCCTACCCCGACGGCGGCACCGCGGCCTGGGTCACCGTGCCGCACTCCCATCTCGTACGCGCGGAGCGTCCGCACCTCGACGACGGGACGGCCACGCCCCGGCAGGACGCGTCCGGCGCGCCCCTGCCGGACACCGGCGCCGGCACGCGCCAACTGCCGTCCGCCATGCGCACCCCGCTGCCCCCGCCGCGTCCGGAGCCGGAGCCGGCGACCGCTGCGGACGAACCATCACTGACCCGGCGGGTGCCGGGCACCCAACTGCCCGCGTTCACCGACGTCGTGCCGCCGACCGGGCCGCACCCCGCTCCCCACGAGGCCGACCGTTCCGCTCCTGGGCCCGATCCGGCGGCCAGCCGTGACGCCATCGAGCGGTACGAGGCGGGGGTGGCCCACGCCCAGGCCCACGCGCACACCCTGGCCCAGGACCACACACTGTCCCAGGACCACACCCGTGCCCAGGACCACACGTACCCGCGGGCACAGCCCCAGGCACAGGCACAGGCGCAGGCGCACGCCCAGGGACACCTCCAGGGCGGGACACACATGAACGCGACGCCCCTCGGAGCCTTCCAGCACTTCATGGACGGCCTCCGCGACGAGATCGACCACCTGCGCAACTACGCGCCCTGGCCCGCCTTCGACGCCATGCCCCCGCCGGAGGCCATGGCCGCGCACGCCACCGCGCCCGGCGCCGGCCACGTACCGCTGCCCGTCCCGTCACCCGTACCGACGCCCAGGCCCATGCCCGCATCCTCACCGCCCCCCGCCGGGCCGGCCCCCGAGGGGCTCGTACGCCGGGTGCCGGGCGCCGGTCTCTCGCCCGACCTGGCCGTCCGCCCGGTACCCGTGCCCCTGCACATGAAGAACCCCGATCTCGCCCGCTCGCTCGTCCTGGACTTCGAGTCGGGCGTCGCCCGTGCCCGCGCGGAGGCCGATCCCATCGGGTGTCCCGCCCCCGGGACACCACGACGCACTCACCCCCAGCAGCCTTCTTGGGAGACTCCATGA
- the eccCa gene encoding type VII secretion protein EccCa, which translates to MSVVLFRRPARRRGPDMPEGELSLQEPPTLPETVPDSSAVWNYLPMAMMSVSMMLMFMRPGMGGGSGGSFFYLAMGMMIVGSAAMIVGQFMRKASERKQRVKGERRDYLRYLSQIRQKVRGAVTAQQKSLAWQHPQPDALWSLVGTSRLWERRPGDPDFAEVRLAVGDQKLNLRLNPLSTQPVEDLEPLSAHALRSFIRAYSTIPQQPIAIYLRAWSRVLLRGDVGRVRSAVRALLAQLAVFHAPDDVWIVLCAADDRRAEWDWIKWLPHGLHPQETDGAGPARLIVSEFNELEGLLGAEFWERPQFEPDAPAGREEPYTVIVLDGVSVPEGHRLDGPGLRNTVVLDVDGALSWRPGRATLRLEVEERSISLVRTDRDRKEQSTRLGAPDSFGPVAARALARQLAPHRMSMGLGADAAQPLSATLELTSLLGIADLERHLPDDLWKRHTGPGRLRVPIAVGADGAPVELDIKESAQGGSGPHGMLIGATGSGKSELLRTLVLALALTHSSETLNFVLVDFKGGATFLGLDELPHTSAVITNLADEMALVGRMQDALHGELIRRQELLRSAGNYTSATEYEKARAAGEPLEPLPSLFVVVDEFSELLATHRDFMDLFVMIGRLGRSLGVHLLLASQRLDEGRMHQLEGHLSYRIGLRTFSAMESRGVLGVPDAYQLPSEPGSGYLKTGVDMLTRFRAAYSSGPYVRRRGVVNQARAISQVVPWSAEWIVPREPAEETVSPEAEEQEANGPALLAVAVDRLRDSGPPAHQVWLPPLDLPTTLDQLLPPLTADERHGLTTTDWYGRGQLAVPIGVVDRPFEQLRDLLMADLSGAGGHVAIAGGAQSGKSTLVRTLMCALALTHTPREVQFYCLDFGGGTLAGLAALPHVSGVAARLDAERVNRVLAEVGALLEERERLFLEHGIDNMATYRRHRAEGDFADQPFGDVFLVIDGWSTVRQDYDRQVPAINALATRGLSYGIHLVVTTARWVELSSAVRDQSGTHLELRMGDSMDSNIDVRRASTVPEMPGRGLTKDKMHYLAALPRIDGVEAADDLTDGVASLVAAVRESWQGPAAPRLRTLPTTLSVTELPPPEGEFKVAIGVEEARLEPVWHDFSENPHMIVVGDSESGKTNMLRLVAKAVTERYTPEQARLMVVDFRRGLVEAVPDEYRLGHAISMDSLKELVEGAGRAVKTRLPGPDIAPSRMRAADWWRGPRLFILVDDYDLINGGPVNQPFAPLLDHLAMGWELGVHVIVARSAAGAGRGLNDSLLRRIQETNTPGILLSCPPSEGYVFGNIKGRNLAPGRGQRIARRKTVEMQTARVDEGGEGDERG; encoded by the coding sequence TTGAGTGTCGTCCTGTTCCGCAGGCCCGCCCGGCGCCGTGGCCCGGACATGCCCGAAGGCGAACTCAGCCTTCAGGAGCCGCCCACCCTGCCGGAGACCGTGCCGGACAGCTCCGCCGTCTGGAACTACCTCCCCATGGCCATGATGTCGGTGTCGATGATGCTGATGTTCATGCGCCCGGGCATGGGGGGCGGTTCCGGCGGATCCTTCTTCTACCTGGCCATGGGGATGATGATCGTCGGCTCGGCCGCGATGATCGTCGGCCAGTTCATGCGCAAGGCGAGCGAGCGCAAACAGCGCGTGAAGGGCGAACGGCGCGACTATCTGCGCTACCTGAGCCAGATCCGGCAGAAGGTGCGGGGCGCCGTGACGGCCCAGCAGAAGTCGCTGGCCTGGCAGCACCCGCAGCCCGACGCGCTCTGGTCGCTGGTCGGCACCAGCAGGCTGTGGGAACGGCGGCCGGGTGACCCGGACTTCGCCGAGGTGCGCCTCGCCGTGGGCGACCAGAAGCTGAACCTCCGGCTCAACCCGCTCTCCACCCAGCCCGTTGAGGACCTGGAACCGCTCAGCGCGCACGCCCTGCGCAGCTTCATCCGCGCCTACTCCACCATCCCCCAGCAGCCCATCGCCATCTACCTGCGGGCCTGGTCCCGGGTCCTGCTGCGCGGCGACGTCGGCCGGGTCCGCTCCGCGGTCCGCGCGCTGCTGGCCCAGCTCGCGGTCTTCCACGCGCCGGACGACGTGTGGATCGTGCTGTGCGCGGCCGACGACCGGCGCGCCGAGTGGGACTGGATCAAGTGGCTTCCGCACGGCCTGCACCCGCAGGAGACCGACGGCGCCGGGCCCGCCCGGCTGATCGTCTCGGAGTTCAACGAGCTGGAGGGGCTGCTCGGCGCCGAGTTCTGGGAGCGCCCGCAGTTCGAACCGGACGCACCGGCCGGGCGTGAGGAGCCGTACACGGTGATCGTGCTGGACGGCGTCAGCGTGCCGGAGGGCCACCGGCTGGACGGGCCCGGCCTGCGCAACACCGTGGTCCTCGACGTCGACGGCGCGCTGTCCTGGCGGCCCGGCCGGGCCACCCTGCGCCTTGAGGTGGAGGAGCGCTCGATCTCCCTGGTCCGCACCGACCGGGACCGCAAGGAGCAGTCCACCCGGCTCGGCGCGCCGGACTCCTTCGGCCCGGTGGCCGCGCGCGCCCTGGCCAGGCAGCTCGCCCCGCACCGGATGAGCATGGGCCTGGGCGCCGACGCGGCCCAGCCGCTCTCCGCCACCCTGGAGCTGACCTCCCTGCTCGGCATCGCCGACCTGGAGCGGCATCTGCCCGATGACCTGTGGAAGCGGCACACCGGGCCGGGCCGGCTGCGGGTGCCGATCGCGGTGGGCGCGGACGGCGCCCCGGTGGAACTCGACATCAAGGAGTCCGCGCAGGGCGGCAGCGGCCCGCACGGCATGCTGATCGGCGCGACCGGATCCGGCAAGAGCGAGCTGCTGCGCACCCTGGTCCTCGCGCTCGCCCTCACCCACTCCTCGGAGACCCTCAACTTCGTCCTGGTCGACTTCAAGGGCGGCGCCACCTTCCTCGGCCTGGACGAACTGCCCCACACCTCGGCCGTCATCACCAACCTGGCCGACGAGATGGCGCTGGTGGGCCGCATGCAGGACGCCCTGCACGGCGAGCTGATCAGACGCCAGGAACTGCTGCGCTCGGCGGGCAACTACACCTCCGCGACGGAGTACGAGAAGGCGCGCGCCGCCGGGGAGCCGCTCGAACCGCTGCCCAGCCTGTTCGTCGTTGTCGACGAGTTCAGTGAACTCCTCGCCACGCACCGGGACTTCATGGATCTATTCGTGATGATCGGGCGTCTCGGCCGTAGCCTCGGCGTGCATCTGCTGCTGGCCTCCCAGCGTCTGGACGAGGGCCGCATGCACCAGCTGGAGGGCCACCTCTCCTACCGCATCGGCCTGCGTACCTTCTCCGCCATGGAGAGCCGCGGTGTGCTGGGCGTGCCCGACGCCTATCAGCTGCCCTCGGAGCCGGGCAGCGGCTACCTGAAGACCGGCGTCGACATGCTCACCCGGTTCCGTGCCGCGTACTCGTCGGGCCCGTACGTTCGGCGGCGCGGTGTGGTCAACCAGGCGCGCGCCATCAGTCAGGTGGTGCCCTGGTCGGCGGAGTGGATCGTGCCCCGGGAACCCGCGGAGGAGACCGTGAGCCCCGAGGCGGAGGAGCAGGAGGCGAACGGGCCCGCGCTGCTCGCGGTCGCCGTGGACCGGCTGCGCGACTCCGGGCCCCCCGCCCACCAGGTCTGGCTGCCGCCCCTGGACCTGCCCACCACCCTCGACCAGCTCCTTCCGCCGCTGACCGCGGACGAGCGGCACGGCCTGACCACCACCGACTGGTACGGGCGCGGGCAGCTGGCCGTGCCGATCGGTGTGGTGGACCGGCCGTTCGAGCAGCTGCGGGACCTGCTGATGGCCGACCTGTCGGGCGCGGGCGGCCATGTGGCGATTGCCGGCGGCGCGCAGAGCGGCAAGAGCACCCTCGTACGGACCCTGATGTGCGCGCTGGCCCTCACCCACACACCCCGCGAAGTGCAGTTCTACTGCCTGGACTTCGGTGGCGGCACACTGGCCGGCCTGGCCGCGCTGCCGCATGTTTCCGGGGTCGCGGCCCGGCTCGACGCGGAGCGGGTGAACCGGGTCCTGGCCGAGGTCGGCGCCCTCCTGGAGGAGCGCGAGCGCCTCTTCCTCGAACACGGCATCGACAACATGGCCACCTACCGCCGGCATCGCGCCGAGGGCGACTTCGCCGACCAGCCTTTCGGTGACGTCTTCCTGGTCATCGACGGCTGGTCCACCGTGCGCCAGGACTACGACCGGCAGGTTCCGGCCATCAACGCGCTGGCCACCCGGGGGCTCAGCTACGGCATCCACCTCGTCGTCACCACGGCGCGCTGGGTCGAGCTGTCGTCCGCCGTCCGCGACCAGTCGGGCACCCATCTGGAACTGCGCATGGGTGACTCCATGGACTCGAACATCGATGTCCGGCGGGCGTCGACGGTGCCCGAGATGCCCGGCCGCGGCCTGACCAAGGACAAGATGCACTACCTCGCGGCGCTGCCGCGCATCGACGGCGTGGAGGCCGCGGACGACCTGACCGACGGTGTCGCCTCGCTCGTCGCGGCCGTGCGGGAGAGCTGGCAAGGCCCGGCCGCACCCCGCCTGCGCACGCTGCCCACCACCCTCTCCGTCACCGAACTACCCCCCCCTGAGGGCGAGTTCAAGGTTGCCATCGGGGTCGAGGAGGCGCGCCTCGAACCGGTCTGGCACGACTTCAGCGAGAACCCGCACATGATCGTGGTGGGCGACAGCGAGAGCGGCAAGACCAATATGCTGCGGCTGGTCGCGAAGGCCGTGACCGAGCGGTACACGCCGGAGCAGGCCCGCCTGATGGTCGTGGACTTCCGGCGCGGCCTGGTGGAGGCGGTGCCGGACGAGTACCGGCTCGGCCACGCCATCTCCATGGACTCGCTGAAGGAACTGGTCGAGGGCGCGGGCCGGGCCGTCAAGACCCGGCTCCCCGGTCCGGACATCGCGCCGTCGCGGATGCGCGCGGCCGACTGGTGGCGGGGGCCCCGGCTGTTCATCCTGGTCGACGACTACGACCTGATCAACGGCGGACCCGTGAACCAGCCCTTCGCGCCGCTCCTCGACCATCTGGCGATGGGCTGGGAACTGGGCGTGCACGTGATCGTCGCGCGGTCGGCGGCCGGGGCCGGGCGCGGCCTGAACGATTCGCTCCTGCGCCGGATCCAGGAGACCAACACGCCGGGCATCCTGCTGTCCTGCCCGCCGAGCGAGGGTTATGTCTTCGGCAACATCAAGGGCCGCAACCTGGCCCCGGGGCGCGGCCAGCGGATCGCGCGGCGCAAGACCGTCGAGATGCAGACCGCGCGGGTCGACGAGGGCGGGGAGGGGGACGAGCGGGGCTGA
- a CDS encoding DUF742 domain-containing protein, giving the protein MTTDSAHRPAYYQEPDLDPPLARPYLPPTTELRPPMPAPAPARPLRPFLLTGGRVGSGPAGLTMEAQVVSTRAGLTAVPSLGFEHRDIVQLCASPQSLAEISAKLSLHLNVVRVLIGDLHFNGHLAVTAPDHDTPHREETLLRIIRALESIS; this is encoded by the coding sequence GTGACCACGGACAGCGCACACCGCCCCGCGTACTACCAGGAGCCCGACCTGGACCCCCCACTGGCACGCCCCTATCTGCCGCCCACGACCGAACTCCGCCCGCCGATGCCGGCTCCGGCACCCGCACGGCCGCTGCGCCCCTTCCTGCTCACCGGCGGGCGGGTGGGGAGCGGCCCCGCCGGGCTGACCATGGAGGCCCAGGTCGTCAGCACGCGCGCGGGCCTGACCGCGGTCCCGTCCCTCGGCTTCGAGCACCGGGACATCGTCCAGCTCTGCGCCTCGCCGCAGTCCCTGGCGGAGATCTCCGCGAAGCTCTCCCTGCACCTCAACGTCGTCCGTGTCCTGATCGGCGATTTGCACTTCAACGGCCACCTCGCCGTGACCGCCCCCGACCACGACACCCCGCACCGCGAGGAAACCCTCCTAAGGATCATCCGTGCGCTCGAATCCATCAGCTGA
- a CDS encoding ATP/GTP-binding protein: MPVKLVIAGGFGVGKTTTVASISEIVPLTTEALMTSASLATDDTAVVPDKTTTTVALDFGCITVDKTMKLYLFGTPGQDRFGFMWNDIARGALGALVIVDSRRLSDGYPAIDYFERLGMPFAVAVNRFDGSLSHDLTAIRWALAVHENVPVVTFDARDRQSVRDALLALLHRALTAARVRDAITQTP, translated from the coding sequence ATGCCGGTGAAGCTGGTCATCGCGGGCGGCTTCGGGGTCGGTAAGACGACCACCGTCGCCAGCATCTCCGAGATCGTCCCGCTGACCACCGAGGCGCTCATGACCAGCGCCTCACTGGCCACCGACGACACCGCGGTGGTGCCCGACAAGACCACCACGACCGTCGCGCTCGACTTCGGCTGCATCACCGTCGACAAGACCATGAAGCTCTACCTGTTCGGTACGCCCGGCCAGGACCGCTTCGGCTTCATGTGGAACGACATCGCGCGCGGCGCGCTGGGCGCGCTGGTCATCGTGGACAGCCGCCGCCTGTCCGACGGCTATCCGGCCATCGACTACTTCGAGCGGCTGGGCATGCCCTTCGCGGTCGCGGTCAACCGCTTCGACGGCTCGCTCAGCCATGACCTGACCGCCATCCGCTGGGCCCTGGCCGTCCATGAGAACGTGCCTGTGGTCACCTTCGACGCCCGGGACCGGCAGTCCGTGCGGGACGCTCTGCTGGCGCTGCTGCACCGTGCCCTGACCGCCGCCCGGGTGCGGGACGCGATCACGCAGACTCCGTAG
- a CDS encoding zf-HC2 domain-containing protein, whose translation MRQNTERGKTVDCEHVRLSLAVRALSGLDAEEEALVRAHLRGCHSCRTEQESDARVTSWLSAALALDGPDAGLIDLYGACAATPPLPVSGARSSSAPPWDPWRHSPGLTATTLAVTAAVGGYLVGRLLRRSAAGFGGGARGGI comes from the coding sequence ATGAGGCAAAACACCGAGCGGGGGAAGACCGTGGACTGCGAGCACGTGCGGCTGAGTCTTGCCGTCCGGGCATTGAGCGGCCTGGACGCCGAGGAGGAGGCGCTGGTGCGCGCCCATCTGCGGGGCTGCCACTCCTGCCGTACGGAACAGGAGAGCGACGCGCGGGTGACGTCGTGGCTGTCCGCCGCGCTGGCGCTCGACGGGCCGGATGCCGGACTGATCGACCTGTACGGGGCCTGCGCCGCGACGCCGCCGCTCCCGGTGTCCGGGGCGCGCTCCTCGTCGGCGCCGCCCTGGGACCCCTGGCGTCACTCCCCGGGTCTCACCGCCACAACCCTCGCGGTGACGGCCGCTGTCGGCGGATACCTCGTCGGCCGTCTGCTGCGGAGGTCCGCGGCGGGGTTCGGCGGCGGTGCGCGGGGCGGGATCTGA
- a CDS encoding zf-HC2 domain-containing protein, with amino-acid sequence MHARDALSAGLFGALDAAESGELTAHLKGCARCRAEEAELGAVLPLLDLLEPGAVTGPGHAGAWLGEGPEPDVRRAVRAVRALAHETPETLG; translated from the coding sequence GTGCATGCCCGTGACGCCTTGTCGGCGGGGCTGTTCGGAGCCTTGGACGCCGCCGAGAGCGGGGAACTGACAGCACACCTGAAGGGGTGTGCGCGCTGTCGTGCGGAGGAGGCGGAACTGGGCGCGGTGCTGCCACTGCTCGATCTGCTGGAGCCCGGCGCGGTCACCGGGCCCGGACACGCCGGTGCCTGGCTCGGGGAAGGGCCCGAACCCGATGTGCGACGGGCGGTGCGTGCCGTGCGCGCCCTGGCCCACGAGACTCCGGAGACGCTGGGCTGA